In the genome of Polynucleobacter sp. TSB-Sco08W16, the window ACACGTAATACTTATTACGAAGCGGGTGACTTATTAGATGGTGCCGCCATCGATAAGTACAGTTTTATGCGTGATGCTTATATTCAAAGGCGTGCGTATCAAATTAATGAGGGTCGTGATGACGAAGAGCCTTTGATGCCAGCTTATGAGAATGGCTATGAGTAAGGCTTAGAGGGCTAAAATTAGCTCTCAGTTGAAATCAATGTAGTAAATAAAAGCGGACGGATATATGACAAGTTGCAAAACGATTTCTAAATACCTAGCAATGGGTCTGTTTCTGTTTTCCAGCGCCTTGTTTGCTCAAGTGCCTGATCAATCTACCCCGCCAGACGCTTTGATCAAAATGGTTGTTACAGACGTAATGGTCTCCGTGAAAGCGGATCCAGAAATTCAAAAGGGAAATATTCCTAAAATCGTCGACTTGGTCGACAAGAAAATTGTTCCTTATACCGATATGCGCCGTACTACCGAAATGGCTATGGGCCCGAATTGGAAAAAAGCGACCCCCGAACAACAGGCTCAGCTCACTTCTGAATTTAAGAATCTGCTGATTCGCACTTACTCTGGTGCATTAAGTCAGTTGCGTGATCAAACTGTGCAATTTAAAGCCTTACGAGCTGCGCCCGATGACAAAGAAGTGATTGTGAAAACTGTCGTGCTTGGTCGCGGCGATCCAGTCCCCCTAGATTACCGCCTGGAGAGTACTGATAAGGGCTGGAAGGTTTACGACATGAACATCATGGGTGTTTGGTTGGTAGAAGCTTATCGCAATCAGTTCGCTAATCAGATAAGTCAAAATGGTGTTGAGGGCCTCGTAAAATTCTTACAAGACCGTAATAAGCAATTGGCTACTGCTAAACCAGCAAATTAATTTAAGCCTTTAGACCATGCCCTTTCTTTTACCTAAGACAGTTACACAAGAAAATGCTCTTCAGTTGCACAAAGAGGGTTTGTTAAATGCTGCCACGTTGCAAACAGTAGATTGCTCTGCGCTTAAAGATTTTGACTCTACCGTGTTGACTGTTTTATTGGCTTGGCAAAAAAAGTTACAGGCAGATGGAAAAGTCTTATCTATTGAGCATTCCCCAGATAAACTCAAAGTACTAGCTAACGTCTATGGCGTCTCCGCATTGCTGGGTTTATAAGAGCATGCACTCAGCAATTTCAATTAAAAACATTTCAAAGCATTATGGAGCCCTGCAAGCCCTTGACGATGTTTCATTAGCAATTGAGCCAGGTGAATTTTTTGGACTTCTAGGTCCCAATGGGGCTGGTAAGACCACGCTGATCTCTATCTTGGCTGGTTTGGTCAGGGCCGATAGAGGACATGCTGCTATCTTAGGTGCAGATGTTCAAAAGTCATCCCGTGATGCACGTCGCATGTTGGGCGTTGTTCCACAAGAGCTGGTCTTCGATCCATTCTTTACTGTTCGTGAGACCTTGCAATTTCAGTCGGGCTACTTCGGCATCCGCAATAACGATGCTTGGATTGACGAGATCATGGCTAATCTAGATCTCACTTCAAAAGCGGATAGCAATATGCGCTCTTTGTCTGGTGGGATGAAGCGCCGGGTATTGGTTGCCCAAGCTTTAGTACATCGTCCACCTGTCATTATTTTAGATGAGCCAACCGCTGGCGTTGATGTCGAGTTGCGTCAGTCTTTGTGGCAATTCATTAGCAGACTCAATCAAGATGGCCACACGATTGTGTTAACTACCCATTACTTAGAAGAAGCCGAAGCATTGTGTCAGCGCATTGCGATGCTCAAGCAGGGCAAGATTGTTGCACTAGATACTACCGCCAATCTGCTCAGTCGTTATGGTTCAGTGAAAAAAGATGGCGAAGGCAAGACTGATTTAGAAGAGGTGTTTGTCAACATTATGTCTGGGGGTGGACTGTGAGCAAGGCTACAAGTAAAGCTCTGAACAAGCCCACACTTGAATATGGCAGTGGCTTTCCAACACTCTTATTGAAAGAGGTGAAGCGTTTTTATAAGGTGGCCTTTCAGACGGTTGCAGCCCCCGTCTTAACGGCCGTCCTTTATCTGATGATTTTTGGTCATGTATTGGAAGGTCGGGAAGTATATGGGCGCTTGAGCTATACGGCCTTCCTCATCCCAGGCTTGGTCATGATGAGCGTATTGCAAAACGCATTCGCAAATACCTCTTCGTCACTCATCCAGTCAAAAGTGACTGGCAATCTGGTATTTGTATTGCTTGCTCCATTGAGTCATGTTGAGTTTTATGCAGCCTATATTTTGGCTGCAGTCTTTCGCGGCATCGTTGTTGGCCTGGGCGTATTTTTAATTACCCTTTGGTTCGGAATACCGGCCTTAGAGTACCCACTTTGGATTTTGGCATTTGCCTTTTTAGGCGCTGCCATACTCGGTAGTTTGGGATTAATAGCAGGTATCTGGGCAGATAAATATGATCAGTTGGCTGCTTTCCAAAACTTCATCGTGATGCCTGCCACAATGTTATCGGGAGTCTTTTATTCGATTCACTCTTTGCCTCCTGCCTGGCAAGTTGTATCGCATTTCAACCCATTCTTTTACATGATTGACGGTTTCCGTTATGGCTTCTTTGGGGTTTCTGATGCGTCCCCGTGGAGCAGCCTTGCAATCGTGCTCTGTTTCTTTGTAATTGTTTCAGCTATTGCTTTACGCCTATTGCAAAAGGGCTATAAGCTGCGGCATTAATGATTTGCACTATCTAGTCTTATTAGGAGAGAAGTATGTTGCCAACCCCCGAGCAAATTGAGGGCTATATCAAGCAGGGAATTAACTGTACCCATATTGAGGTAGAGGGTGATGGACAGCATTTCTTTGCAACGATTGTCAGTCCAGAGTTTGATGGCAAGCGTCTCGTACAGCGTCATCAATTGGTCTACGGTGCGATGGGTGATCGTATGAAGGCGGAAGTTCATGCTTTATCTATCAAGGCATTTACGCCCGAAGAATTTGCTCAGAACTCAGGCGCATAACAGCAAGATTTAAATCATATTAAAAAGTTTTTACTGGAATCGTTTCATGGATAAATTACGAATGGTTGGCGGAACCCCACTCAAGGGTGAGGTCGTTATCGCTGGTGCAAAGAACGCTGCCCTACCCATTTTGTGTGCTTGTCTCTTGACCGATCAACCAGTAGTTTTGCGAAATCTTCCAGACCTGCAAGATGTGCGCACAATGCTCAAGCTTCTACAGGAAATTGGCGTGGTTGTGAGTTTTCCCGATGCTAGCGATCGCAATCATGTAGTTCTCAATGCCGCCGTGATTAAGAGTTCAGAAGCTACCTATGAGATGGTGAAAACCATGCGCGCCTCTATCTTGGTGCTTGGCCCTCTATTGGCCAGAATGCATAGCGCCAAGGTTTCATTGCCAGGCGGTTGTGCAATTGGCGCAAGACCAGTTGATCAGCACATCAAGGGCCTAAAGGCCATGGGTGCCAATATCAAAATTAAGAGTGGTTATATCCAAGCCGAAACAAAGCCACAAACCGATCGCCTCAAGGGTGCTTCGATTTTGACCGACATGATTACCGTGACCGGTACAGAAAATTTATTGATGGCTGCCACATTGGCATCTGGCACAACTATTTTAGAAAACGCTGCACGTGAACCCGAGGTAGGTGACTTAGCCGAATTGCTCGTGAAGATGGGCGCCAAAATTTCGGGGATTGGAAGCGATCGCTTGGTGATTGAAGGGGTTGAGAAACTTCATGGTGCTGAGCACTCCGTGATTTCAGATCGGATTGAGGCGGGCACCTTTCTTTGCGCTGTAGCTGCTGTTGGCGGTGAAGTGCTAGTAAAGCACTGTCGTCCCGACACTTTAGATGCGGTGATGGTCAAGCTCAAAGAAGCTGGCTTGCAAATGGAAGTGGGCCCTGATTGGATCAAAGCCTCTATGCATGAGCGCCCAAAGGCAGTGAGTTTTCGTACCTCAGAGTACCCAGCATTTCCAACGGATATGCAGGCCCAATTGATGGCTGTAAATGCAGTGGCTAGTGGCAGTGCAATGATTACCGAAACTATTTTTGAGAATCGCTTTATGCACGTTCAAGAGCTCAATCGCTTGGGTGCTGATATTGCTATTGAAGGGAATACTGCCATTGCACAAGGTGTAGATAAGCTCTCGGGCGCGATTGTCATGGCAACTGACCTGCGCGCTTCTGCCAGCTTAGTCATTGCTGGACTGGCCGCTCAAGGTGAAACCCAGGTGGATCGGATTTATCACTTAGACCGCGGATATGACCGTATGGAGCAAAAGTTGACCCTCCTGGGTGCCAAGATCGAGCGCATCAAGTGAGGCTGAGAGATAATTAAGTCATGAAATTGACTTTAGCCCTCTCTAAGGGCCGCATCTTCGAAGAAACCGCAGAGATCCTATCTAAGGTCGGTATTGTGCCGAAAGAGGATCCTGAGAAGTCTCGCAAACTCATTATTGAGACATCCAATCCAGATGTTCGTTTGATTATTGTGCGTGCCTCAGATGTGCCAACCTATGTTCAATTTGGCGGTGCTGATTTCGGTGTTGCAGGTTTAGACGTATTGATG includes:
- a CDS encoding BolA family protein, with product MLPTPEQIEGYIKQGINCTHIEVEGDGQHFFATIVSPEFDGKRLVQRHQLVYGAMGDRMKAEVHALSIKAFTPEEFAQNSGA
- a CDS encoding phospholipid-binding protein MlaC — translated: MTSCKTISKYLAMGLFLFSSALFAQVPDQSTPPDALIKMVVTDVMVSVKADPEIQKGNIPKIVDLVDKKIVPYTDMRRTTEMAMGPNWKKATPEQQAQLTSEFKNLLIRTYSGALSQLRDQTVQFKALRAAPDDKEVIVKTVVLGRGDPVPLDYRLESTDKGWKVYDMNIMGVWLVEAYRNQFANQISQNGVEGLVKFLQDRNKQLATAKPAN
- the murA gene encoding UDP-N-acetylglucosamine 1-carboxyvinyltransferase, translating into MDKLRMVGGTPLKGEVVIAGAKNAALPILCACLLTDQPVVLRNLPDLQDVRTMLKLLQEIGVVVSFPDASDRNHVVLNAAVIKSSEATYEMVKTMRASILVLGPLLARMHSAKVSLPGGCAIGARPVDQHIKGLKAMGANIKIKSGYIQAETKPQTDRLKGASILTDMITVTGTENLLMAATLASGTTILENAAREPEVGDLAELLVKMGAKISGIGSDRLVIEGVEKLHGAEHSVISDRIEAGTFLCAVAAVGGEVLVKHCRPDTLDAVMVKLKEAGLQMEVGPDWIKASMHERPKAVSFRTSEYPAFPTDMQAQLMAVNAVASGSAMITETIFENRFMHVQELNRLGADIAIEGNTAIAQGVDKLSGAIVMATDLRASASLVIAGLAAQGETQVDRIYHLDRGYDRMEQKLTLLGAKIERIK
- a CDS encoding ABC transporter ATP-binding protein is translated as MHSAISIKNISKHYGALQALDDVSLAIEPGEFFGLLGPNGAGKTTLISILAGLVRADRGHAAILGADVQKSSRDARRMLGVVPQELVFDPFFTVRETLQFQSGYFGIRNNDAWIDEIMANLDLTSKADSNMRSLSGGMKRRVLVAQALVHRPPVIILDEPTAGVDVELRQSLWQFISRLNQDGHTIVLTTHYLEEAEALCQRIAMLKQGKIVALDTTANLLSRYGSVKKDGEGKTDLEEVFVNIMSGGGL
- a CDS encoding ABC transporter permease, whose translation is MSKATSKALNKPTLEYGSGFPTLLLKEVKRFYKVAFQTVAAPVLTAVLYLMIFGHVLEGREVYGRLSYTAFLIPGLVMMSVLQNAFANTSSSLIQSKVTGNLVFVLLAPLSHVEFYAAYILAAVFRGIVVGLGVFLITLWFGIPALEYPLWILAFAFLGAAILGSLGLIAGIWADKYDQLAAFQNFIVMPATMLSGVFYSIHSLPPAWQVVSHFNPFFYMIDGFRYGFFGVSDASPWSSLAIVLCFFVIVSAIALRLLQKGYKLRH
- a CDS encoding lipid asymmetry maintenance protein MlaB; this encodes MPFLLPKTVTQENALQLHKEGLLNAATLQTVDCSALKDFDSTVLTVLLAWQKKLQADGKVLSIEHSPDKLKVLANVYGVSALLGL